Proteins encoded together in one Microcaecilia unicolor chromosome 3, aMicUni1.1, whole genome shotgun sequence window:
- the FOXA2 gene encoding hepatocyte nuclear factor 3-beta, which produces MHSASSMLGAVKMEGHEHSDWNSYYGEPEGYSTVSNMNPGLGMNSMNTYMGMSAMSTTANMTASSMNMSYVNTGMSPSLTGMSPGAGAMTGMGTGVAGMTTHLSPTMSPMSAQATSMNALAPYTNINSMSPMYGQSNINRSRDPKTYRRSYTHAKPPYSYISLITMAIQQSPNKMLTLSEIYQWIMDLFPFYRQNQQRWQNSIRHSLSFNDCFLKVPRSPDKPGKGSFWTLHPDSGNMFENGCYLRRQKRFKCEKQLSLKDNGKKLSEGASSVGSATTSSSSDSSGGNDSPHSSSPSCQEQKRALADLKSNQALSPEHTTSPSAQAQHLLSQHHSVLSHDAQGHLKPDHHYSFNHPFSINNLMSSEQQHHHHHHHHHHHHKMDLKAYEQVMHYSGYGSPMAGSLTMSAVTNKSALDSSSPISSDPSYYQGVYSRPIMNSS; this is translated from the exons ATGCACTCGGCGTCCAGTATGCTTGGAGCAGTGAAAATGGAAGGACACGAGCATTCAGACTGGAACAGCTACTACGGAGAGCCCGAG GGCTATTCTACCGTAAGCAACATGAACCCAGGACTGGGAATGAATAGCATGAACACATACATGGGCATGTCTGCAATGAGCACCACTGCCAACATGACAGCAAGTTCCATGAACATGTCTTATGTCAACACTGGTATGAGCCCCTCTCTGACTGGCATGTCACCTGGTGCTGGAGCTATGACTGGGATGGGCACCGGGGTGGCAGGCATGACTACCCACCTGAGCCCCACCATGAGCCCCATGAGTGCCCAGGCCACGTCTATGAATGCTTTGGCACCCTATACCAATATCAACTCTATGAGCCCAATGTACGGACAGTCCAACATCAACCGATCAAGGGATCCAAAAACGTATCGCAGAAGCTATACCCATGCCAAACCACCTTATTCTTACATCTCCCTGATAACCATGGCCATACAACAGTCGCCCAACAAAATGTTAACCCTTAGTGAAATCTACCAGTGGATCATGGACCTCTTTCCTTTCTACCGCCAGAATCAGCAGCGGTGGCAGAACTCCATCCGCCACTCTTTGTCCTTTAACGACTGTTTCCTCAAAGTGCCAAGATCTCCGGATAAGCCTGGCAAGGGCTCCTTTTGGACCCTGCACCCGGACTCCGGCAACATGTTTGAGAACGGCTGCTACCTCCGCCGACAAAAGCGGTTCAAGTGCGAGAAGCAACTCTCCTTGAAGGACAACGGCAAGAAGCTGTCGGAGGGGGCTTCCAGCGTGGGCTCAGCCACCACCAGCAGCAGCTCGGACAGCTCAGGGGGCAACGACTCGCCTCATTCCAGCTCTCCTTCGTGCCAAGAGCAGAAAAGGGCCCTGGCAGACCTGAAATCAAACCAAGCTTTGAGCCCTGAACACACTACCTCACCCAGCGCCCAAGCCCAGCACCTGCTGTCTCAGCATCACTCGGTGCTGTCCCACGATGCTCAAGGCCACCTGAAACCCGACCACCACTATTCTTTCAACCACCCCTTCTCCATCAATAACTTAATGTCGTCAGAGCAGCAGCACcatcaccaccatcaccaccaccaccaccatcacaaaATGGACTTAAAAGCCTATGAACAGGTGATGCATTATTCTGGCTACGGGTCCCCCATGGCAGGAAGCTTAACTATGAGCGCCGTAACGAACAAATCTGCTCTAGACTCCTCCTCGCCCATTTCCAGCGACCCCTCTTACTATCAAGGTGTGTATTCTAGACCTATCATGAACTCTTCCTAA